The Streptomyces sp. Mut1 genome window below encodes:
- a CDS encoding cellulose binding domain-containing protein, with the protein MRSRARSLATLVAALTLTAGLFAAGAPASARAGDATPTAQASDVSLAADTYDWKNVRIDGGGFVPGIVFNRSEKNLAYARTDIGGAYRWDQSGKRWTPLLDWVDWDHWGWTGVVSLASDSVDPDNVYAAVGTYTNDWDPTNGAVLRSSDRGASWKASTLPFKLGGNMPGRGMGERLAVDPNKNSVLYLGAPSGNGLWRSTDSGATWSEVTAFPNPGNYSQDPTDTSGYGNDNQGIVWVTFDERTGGAGGATQDIYVGVADKDNTVYRSTDGGTTWSRIAGQPTGYLAHKGVLDSENGYLYLTLSDTGGPYDGAKGQIWRYTTATGEWKDVSPVAEADTYYGFSGLTVDRQHPGTVMATAYSSWWPDTQIFRSTDSGSTWTQAWDYSSYPNRTDRFTQDVSSVPWLTWGANPSPPETTPKLGWMTEALEIDPFDSDRMMYGTGATVYGTENLTNWDAGSRFEITPMVRGIEETAVNDLASPPSGAPLLSALGDIGGFRHTDLDAVPDMMFTSPNLTSTTSIDFAGTSPNTVVRVGSADDTPHIGFSTDNGSNWFQGSEPSGVTGGGTVAAAADAGGFVWSPEGTGVHHTTGYGSSWTASTGIPDGAAVEADRKNPKKFYGYKAGTFYLSTDGGATFTAKASSGLPTEGNVRFQAVPGTEGDVWLAGGSATGAYGLWHSTDSGATFTELTGVEEADSVGFGKAAAGASYQTVFVTAKIDGVRGIFRSTDAGANWTRINDDAHQWGWTGASITGDPRVYGRVYVSTNGRGIMYGESSDSDGGGTDPGTDPGTDPGTDPGTDPGTDPGNPPGDAACSVTYEVTNEWAGGFQAEVTLTNTGGTELDGWELAWTFPDGQRVGQMWNATPTQDGTKVTVSNVSWNGRVAPGASAGFGFTGTLTGGNTPPDDFALGDEVCATG; encoded by the coding sequence GTGCGCTCACGCGCAAGATCCCTTGCCACTCTGGTGGCAGCACTCACGCTCACCGCCGGGCTCTTCGCCGCCGGTGCCCCGGCGTCGGCGAGAGCCGGCGACGCCACCCCCACTGCCCAGGCATCCGATGTGTCCCTCGCGGCGGACACGTACGACTGGAAGAACGTCCGCATCGACGGCGGAGGCTTCGTCCCGGGCATCGTCTTCAACCGGTCGGAGAAGAACCTCGCCTACGCCCGCACCGACATCGGCGGTGCCTACCGCTGGGACCAGTCCGGGAAGCGGTGGACGCCGCTGCTGGACTGGGTGGACTGGGACCACTGGGGCTGGACCGGGGTGGTGAGCCTCGCCTCGGACTCCGTCGATCCGGACAACGTGTACGCCGCCGTGGGCACGTACACCAACGACTGGGACCCCACCAACGGCGCGGTGCTGCGCTCGTCGGACCGGGGCGCCAGCTGGAAGGCGAGCACGCTGCCGTTCAAGCTCGGCGGCAACATGCCGGGCCGGGGCATGGGCGAGCGGCTCGCGGTCGACCCGAACAAGAACTCCGTGCTGTACCTCGGCGCGCCCAGCGGCAACGGCCTGTGGCGGTCCACCGACTCCGGTGCGACCTGGTCCGAGGTGACGGCCTTCCCCAACCCGGGGAACTACTCCCAGGACCCGACCGACACCAGCGGCTACGGCAACGACAACCAGGGCATCGTCTGGGTGACGTTCGACGAGCGCACCGGCGGCGCGGGCGGCGCGACCCAGGACATCTACGTCGGGGTCGCCGACAAGGACAACACCGTCTACCGCTCCACGGACGGCGGGACCACCTGGTCGCGGATCGCCGGACAGCCGACCGGATACCTGGCGCACAAGGGCGTACTGGACTCCGAGAACGGCTACCTCTATCTGACGCTCAGCGACACCGGCGGTCCCTACGACGGCGCCAAGGGGCAGATCTGGCGCTACACCACCGCGACAGGCGAATGGAAGGACGTCAGCCCGGTCGCCGAGGCCGACACCTACTACGGCTTCAGCGGGCTGACCGTGGACCGCCAGCACCCGGGCACCGTGATGGCGACCGCGTACAGCTCCTGGTGGCCGGACACCCAGATCTTCCGCTCCACGGACAGCGGGTCGACCTGGACCCAGGCCTGGGACTACAGCAGTTACCCCAACCGCACCGACCGCTTCACCCAGGACGTCTCCTCGGTGCCGTGGCTGACCTGGGGCGCCAATCCCTCGCCGCCGGAGACCACGCCCAAGCTGGGCTGGATGACCGAGGCGCTGGAGATCGACCCGTTCGACTCGGACCGGATGATGTACGGCACCGGCGCGACGGTCTACGGCACCGAGAACCTCACGAACTGGGACGCCGGCAGTCGGTTCGAGATCACCCCGATGGTGCGGGGGATCGAGGAGACCGCCGTCAACGACCTGGCGAGCCCGCCGTCCGGGGCGCCGCTGCTCAGCGCGCTCGGTGACATCGGGGGCTTCCGGCACACCGATCTCGACGCCGTGCCGGACATGATGTTCACCTCGCCGAACCTCACCTCCACCACCAGCATCGACTTCGCCGGGACCAGCCCGAACACGGTCGTCCGGGTCGGCAGCGCCGACGACACCCCGCACATCGGCTTCTCCACGGACAACGGCTCCAACTGGTTCCAGGGTTCCGAGCCCTCCGGGGTGACCGGCGGCGGCACCGTCGCGGCGGCGGCCGACGCCGGCGGTTTCGTATGGAGCCCGGAGGGAACGGGCGTCCACCACACGACCGGGTACGGGAGTTCGTGGACCGCGTCCACCGGCATCCCGGACGGCGCGGCGGTCGAGGCGGACCGGAAGAACCCGAAGAAGTTCTACGGGTACAAGGCCGGCACCTTCTACCTCTCGACGGACGGTGGCGCGACCTTCACGGCGAAGGCGTCGAGCGGCCTGCCCACCGAGGGCAACGTCCGCTTCCAGGCCGTCCCGGGCACCGAGGGCGACGTGTGGCTCGCGGGCGGCAGCGCGACGGGCGCGTACGGCCTGTGGCACTCCACCGACTCGGGGGCGACCTTCACGGAACTGACCGGCGTCGAGGAGGCGGACTCGGTCGGCTTCGGCAAGGCGGCGGCGGGGGCCTCGTACCAGACGGTCTTCGTCACCGCGAAGATCGACGGGGTGCGCGGGATCTTCCGCTCCACCGACGCGGGCGCCAACTGGACCCGGATCAACGACGACGCGCACCAGTGGGGCTGGACCGGTGCCTCGATCACCGGTGACCCGCGCGTCTACGGCCGGGTGTACGTCTCGACCAACGGGCGCGGGATCATGTACGGCGAGTCCTCGGACAGCGACGGAGGCGGCACGGACCCGGGCACGGACCCCGGTACGGATCCCGGCACCGATCCGGGTACGGACCCCGGCACCGATCCGGGCAACCCGCCCGGTGACGCCGCCTGTTCGGTGACGTACGAGGTCACCAACGAGTGGGCCGGCGGCTTCCAGGCCGAGGTGACCCTCACCAACACCGGCGGCACGGAGCTGGACGGCTGGGAGCTGGCCTGGACGTTCCCGGACGGGCAGCGGGTCGGCCAGATGTGGAACGCGACCCCCACGCAGGACGGGACGAAGGTCACGGTCTCCAACGTCTCCTGGAACGGCAGGGTGGCGCCGGGCGCCTCGGCGGGCTTCGGCTTCACCGGCACCCTGACGGGCGGGAACACGCCACCGGACGACTTCGCCCTGGGCGACGAGGTCTGCGCCACCGGCTGA
- a CDS encoding SIS domain-containing protein: MSFVEIEIASQPECWRRAAELAPSHAAVLPAPGERVAVVGCGTSFYMAQAYAALREESGQGETDAFAASEFPARRRYDRVVALTRSGTTTEVLELLGRLRGTTPTVAITADPGTPVMTVADAVVVLDFADEQSVVQTRFATTLLTLLRAHLGLHTDAVAGDAERALAEPLPEGLVDCTQFTFLGSGWTAGLANEAALKMKEASLSWTESYAAMEYRHGPISIATDSTATWMFGAAPDGLREQLLETGARWVESDLDPLADLVRVQRLAVARATARGLDPDSPRHLTRSVVLADA, from the coding sequence GTGTCATTTGTCGAGATCGAGATCGCCAGTCAGCCGGAGTGCTGGCGCCGCGCCGCCGAGCTGGCCCCGAGTCACGCGGCCGTGCTGCCCGCGCCCGGCGAGCGCGTCGCCGTGGTCGGCTGCGGCACCTCGTTCTACATGGCTCAGGCATACGCCGCGCTCCGTGAGGAGTCCGGGCAGGGCGAGACCGACGCCTTCGCGGCCTCGGAGTTCCCCGCCCGCCGCCGCTACGACCGGGTCGTTGCGCTCACCCGCTCCGGCACCACGACCGAGGTGCTCGAACTCCTCGGCCGGCTGCGCGGGACCACACCCACGGTGGCCATCACGGCCGACCCCGGGACCCCGGTGATGACCGTCGCGGACGCGGTCGTCGTCCTCGACTTCGCCGACGAACAGTCCGTCGTGCAGACCCGGTTCGCCACCACGCTGCTCACGCTGCTGCGCGCCCACCTCGGCCTGCACACCGACGCGGTGGCCGGCGACGCGGAGAGGGCACTCGCCGAACCGCTGCCGGAAGGCCTGGTGGACTGCACCCAGTTCACCTTCCTCGGGAGCGGCTGGACGGCCGGCCTCGCCAACGAGGCGGCGCTGAAGATGAAGGAGGCCTCGCTCTCCTGGACCGAGTCGTACGCCGCGATGGAGTACCGCCACGGCCCCATCTCCATCGCCACCGACTCCACCGCCACCTGGATGTTCGGCGCCGCCCCCGACGGCCTGCGCGAGCAGCTCCTGGAGACCGGCGCCCGCTGGGTGGAGAGCGACCTGGACCCGCTGGCCGACCTGGTCCGCGTCCAGCGCCTGGCCGTCGCCCGCGCCACCGCCCGCGGCCTCGACCCGGACAGCCCGCGCCACCTGACCCGCTCGGTGGTCCTCGCGGACGCCTGA
- a CDS encoding DeoR/GlpR family DNA-binding transcription regulator — translation MSRDSRWNALLELVGKNGRVDVEDAAKTLDVSAATIRRDLDQLAEQQLLTRTRGGAVAHGVSYELALRYKTGRNAPEKQAIGRAVAELVAVGEVVGLTGGTTITEVARSLAVRSDLVGEAAGGVAGQPTLTVVTNALNIANELVIRPQIKMVVTGGVARPQSYELTGPLASGVLGEITLDVAVLGVNAIDTERGAYVHHEGEASINRLLAQQAQRVVVAADSSKIGKRAFARVCDLSLVDFLVTDRGITPEASARFTEAGVTVIAV, via the coding sequence TTGTCCAGGGATTCCCGCTGGAACGCACTGCTGGAACTCGTCGGTAAGAACGGCCGCGTGGACGTCGAGGACGCCGCGAAGACGCTGGACGTCTCGGCGGCGACCATTCGGCGGGACCTGGACCAGCTCGCCGAGCAGCAACTGCTCACCCGGACCAGGGGTGGCGCGGTCGCCCACGGCGTCAGTTACGAGCTGGCCCTGCGGTACAAGACCGGCCGCAACGCTCCCGAGAAGCAGGCCATCGGCCGTGCCGTCGCCGAACTGGTCGCGGTCGGCGAGGTGGTCGGGCTCACCGGCGGCACCACCATCACCGAGGTCGCCCGTTCGCTCGCGGTCCGCTCGGACCTGGTGGGCGAGGCCGCGGGCGGGGTGGCCGGGCAGCCGACGCTGACGGTCGTGACCAACGCCCTCAACATCGCCAACGAACTGGTGATCCGGCCGCAGATCAAGATGGTGGTCACCGGCGGCGTCGCCAGGCCCCAGTCGTACGAGCTGACCGGCCCGCTGGCCAGCGGGGTGCTGGGCGAGATCACGCTGGACGTGGCCGTCCTCGGCGTCAACGCCATCGACACCGAGCGCGGCGCCTACGTGCACCACGAGGGCGAGGCCAGCATCAACCGGCTGCTCGCCCAGCAGGCCCAGCGCGTGGTGGTCGCGGCCGACTCGTCGAAGATCGGCAAGCGGGCGTTCGCCCGGGTCTGCGATCTCTCCCTGGTCGACTTCCTGGTCACCGACCGGGGCATCACCCCCGAGGCCTCCGCCCGCTTCACGGAGGCCGGCGTCACGGTCATCGCCGTCTGA
- a CDS encoding Gfo/Idh/MocA family protein, whose product MSDLRLGVIGLGLRRSIATSAHHPGKGSAITAVCDLDPEVRRREAERFGAGIAVEDYKLLLGRDDLDAIIVATPDDTHEAIAIDALRVGKAVFVEKPLGITVESCDAILRAAYETGSRLYVGHNMRHMGVVRLMRDIIARGDIGEPKAVWVRHFVGYGGDYYFKDWHADRTRTTGLLLQKAAHDIDVLHWLAGGYTRRVNALGDLLVYGGLPRREPDTPRPENWLREFDWPPTARKDLHHIVDVEDVSVMNMQLDNGVVAAYQQCHFTPDYWRNYTVIGTEGRLENFGDGPGDEVKVWNTGPSGYRADADITYRVPEAKGSHGGGDGRIMEEFCRFARDGGVTDTSPVAARMSVAAGVLATRSLREGGAPHEVPALDPELVAYFERGQVRS is encoded by the coding sequence GTGTCAGACCTGCGACTCGGTGTCATCGGGCTCGGCCTGCGCCGGTCCATCGCGACGTCCGCCCACCACCCGGGCAAGGGATCGGCGATCACCGCCGTCTGCGACCTCGACCCGGAGGTGCGCCGCCGCGAGGCCGAGCGCTTCGGCGCCGGGATCGCGGTCGAGGACTACAAGCTCCTCCTCGGCCGGGACGACCTGGACGCGATCATCGTCGCCACCCCGGACGACACCCACGAGGCCATCGCCATAGACGCCCTGCGGGTCGGCAAGGCGGTCTTCGTGGAGAAGCCCCTCGGCATCACCGTCGAGAGCTGCGACGCGATCCTGCGCGCCGCGTACGAGACCGGGTCCCGGCTCTACGTCGGCCACAACATGCGCCACATGGGCGTCGTCAGGCTGATGCGCGACATCATCGCGCGCGGCGACATCGGTGAGCCCAAGGCCGTCTGGGTGCGGCACTTCGTCGGCTACGGCGGGGACTACTACTTCAAGGACTGGCACGCCGACCGGACCCGGACCACCGGTCTGCTCCTCCAGAAGGCCGCACACGACATCGACGTCCTGCACTGGCTGGCGGGCGGCTACACGCGGCGCGTCAACGCGCTGGGCGACCTGCTCGTCTACGGCGGCCTGCCGCGCCGCGAGCCGGACACCCCGCGCCCGGAGAACTGGCTGCGCGAGTTCGACTGGCCGCCCACCGCTCGCAAGGACCTGCACCACATCGTGGACGTCGAGGACGTCTCGGTGATGAACATGCAGCTCGACAACGGCGTCGTGGCCGCCTACCAGCAGTGCCACTTCACCCCCGACTACTGGCGCAACTACACCGTCATCGGCACCGAGGGCCGCCTGGAGAACTTCGGCGACGGCCCCGGTGATGAGGTCAAGGTCTGGAACACCGGCCCCAGCGGCTACCGCGCCGACGCCGACATCACCTACCGGGTCCCCGAGGCCAAGGGCTCCCACGGCGGCGGTGACGGCCGGATCATGGAGGAGTTCTGCCGGTTCGCGCGCGACGGGGGCGTCACCGACACCTCCCCGGTCGCCGCCCGGATGAGCGTCGCCGCCGGTGTCCTCGCGACCCGCTCCCTGCGCGAGGGCGGTGCGCCCCACGAGGTGCCGGCCCTCGACCCGGAGCTGGTCGCGTACTTCGAACGCGGCCAGGTCCGTTCCTGA
- a CDS encoding RICIN domain-containing protein, which produces MKLRHLFATTTATVAAAALTLLGTAPPTQAAEPGTTPGTYTDYAFFGAPVLTDVTWSTTVQHDPGYRANVFWSHQFGFDKGNGAYLGMQSNGGSKRTLLFSVWDVSEAKAGSTGSWCQGFGGEGEGMSCRMNLDWTAGHRYTFEVAAEGDGWFGATVTDTAAGAAYKLGSIKTPATAISPTGMVDWTEYFEWNDPRATCYDQPFSDARFGVPTGNGGTVTASVSGTSDSGNACASMTRTDVAADSTVQNLAIGNSVRGAVTGRAGKCLDALGGVTDGAVAGIFPCSGGANQAWVRAADGTLRLPSDYCLTAEGTGNGAAVRVRDCAGTGEGGAVTDPARQWTYSTSARTLVDKASGRCLDIPGGDTTDGTALILWDCAGGANQQWNAPATY; this is translated from the coding sequence ATGAAACTGCGCCACTTGTTCGCCACCACCACCGCCACCGTCGCCGCGGCCGCTCTCACGCTGCTCGGCACGGCTCCCCCCACCCAGGCCGCGGAGCCCGGCACGACTCCCGGCACCTACACGGACTACGCCTTCTTTGGCGCCCCGGTCCTGACCGACGTCACCTGGTCCACCACCGTCCAGCACGACCCCGGCTACCGGGCCAACGTCTTCTGGAGCCACCAGTTCGGCTTCGACAAGGGCAACGGCGCCTATCTCGGGATGCAGTCCAACGGCGGTTCGAAGCGGACGCTCCTGTTCTCCGTCTGGGACGTCTCCGAGGCGAAGGCCGGCTCCACGGGCAGCTGGTGCCAGGGCTTCGGCGGCGAGGGCGAGGGCATGAGCTGCCGGATGAACCTCGACTGGACCGCCGGCCACCGCTACACGTTCGAGGTGGCAGCCGAGGGCGACGGCTGGTTCGGCGCCACCGTCACGGACACCGCCGCCGGCGCCGCGTACAAGCTCGGCTCCATCAAGACCCCGGCCACCGCCATCTCACCCACCGGCATGGTCGACTGGACCGAGTACTTCGAGTGGAACGACCCCCGGGCCACCTGCTACGACCAGCCGTTCAGCGACGCCCGGTTCGGGGTGCCGACCGGCAACGGCGGCACGGTCACCGCCTCGGTCTCGGGGACGTCCGACAGTGGCAACGCCTGCGCGTCGATGACCCGGACCGATGTCGCCGCCGACTCCACGGTCCAGAACCTCGCGATCGGCAACTCGGTGCGCGGCGCGGTGACCGGCCGGGCCGGAAAGTGCCTGGACGCCCTCGGCGGCGTCACGGACGGGGCGGTGGCCGGGATCTTCCCCTGCTCGGGCGGGGCGAACCAGGCCTGGGTGCGGGCGGCCGACGGCACGCTCAGGCTGCCGTCCGACTACTGCCTGACCGCCGAAGGCACCGGCAACGGCGCGGCCGTACGGGTCCGCGACTGCGCGGGTACGGGGGAGGGCGGCGCCGTCACGGACCCGGCCCGGCAGTGGACGTACAGCACGAGCGCCCGCACCCTCGTCGACAAGGCGTCCGGCCGCTGCCTCGACATCCCCGGCGGTGACACGACGGACGGCACCGCGCTGATCCTGTGGGACTGCGCGGGCGGCGCCAACCAGCAGTGGAACGCGCCCGCGACGTACTAG
- a CDS encoding MBL fold metallo-hydrolase, which produces MSITVGDVVDLGRGLYAWLPPKRGWGLANCGLLVSPRGALWIDTPYDPVLAGQFLAESAKRLPDGVSIDRVIVTHANGDHFWGAGVLPDAEIIVTREAREHIHYEPSPQQQHALVTGGDRSTPLGAYLGRHFGPFDWSRTEPVSPTTYFTGELELSLGDYPVQITSLAPAHTTGDLMVHLPAQSVVFSGDIIFSSSPDQPGDHPIHWEGPLSNIIGACEQVLATGAETIVPGHGPVLDRDGVREHIGYLAYIRERAHHFHAAGVPSIDAARRVIAENRYPGLGLPERLVVTIGSEYRQLDSSERPSVVQVMTDVATVAHEVEQVSETAGAAG; this is translated from the coding sequence ATGTCGATCACGGTTGGGGACGTCGTTGACCTGGGCCGGGGCCTGTACGCATGGCTCCCGCCGAAGCGTGGCTGGGGGCTCGCCAACTGCGGCCTACTGGTCTCGCCTCGTGGCGCGCTCTGGATCGACACCCCGTACGATCCGGTCCTCGCCGGCCAGTTCCTCGCCGAGAGCGCCAAGCGGCTGCCCGACGGGGTCTCCATCGACCGGGTGATCGTCACGCACGCCAACGGCGACCACTTCTGGGGCGCGGGGGTGCTCCCGGACGCCGAGATCATCGTGACGCGCGAGGCCAGGGAGCACATCCACTACGAGCCCTCGCCGCAGCAGCAGCACGCGCTCGTGACCGGCGGCGACCGGTCCACCCCGCTCGGCGCCTACCTCGGACGGCACTTCGGGCCCTTCGACTGGTCGCGGACCGAGCCGGTCAGCCCGACCACCTACTTCACGGGCGAGCTCGAACTGAGCCTGGGCGACTACCCCGTGCAGATCACCTCGCTCGCACCCGCGCACACCACGGGCGACCTGATGGTCCATCTGCCCGCCCAGTCCGTCGTCTTCAGCGGCGACATCATCTTCTCCTCGTCCCCGGACCAGCCCGGCGACCACCCGATCCACTGGGAAGGCCCGCTGAGCAACATCATCGGCGCCTGCGAACAGGTCCTCGCCACCGGCGCCGAGACCATCGTCCCGGGCCACGGCCCCGTACTGGACCGGGACGGGGTACGCGAGCACATCGGCTACCTCGCGTACATCCGCGAGCGCGCCCACCACTTCCACGCCGCCGGCGTCCCGTCCATCGACGCGGCCCGCCGGGTCATCGCCGAGAACCGCTACCCCGGTCTGGGGCTCCCCGAGCGGCTGGTGGTGACCATCGGCAGCGAGTACCGGCAGCTCGACAGCTCCGAACGGCCCAGCGTGGTCCAGGTCATGACCGACGTCGCCACGGTCGCGCACGAAGTGGAGCAGGTCAGTGAGACGGCCGGCGCGGCCGGCTGA
- a CDS encoding ATP-binding protein, which yields MAWIVAVIAVVVAVAAASRAYRAGLSEQQALTRAELAERQSKAAEARTAALLDEIRQLARKRIPATVLALSHPSASVPGLREAAEVDGGAALLLTEAVQAARTAVLEERGRVDAAARAAMRGTSAKIQSLLNQSQQLLHELQHEYDDPRILQLDFRNELALRRTQSTAVLCDAWPGLARQNSPLVEIVLGAQSRVAGYERIKVANHLRDERLALVARAAEPLAIALAELLANATAYSHPDTDVQVTIQQSGGRGAFLVVDDAGIGMDEDALARARALLAGRSEVLLTELGDPPQTGFAVVGRLVVQYGFDCHIEGSPFGGMRTMLRVPAHLLTVLDEDRDLSALAPTPVTAAAQPEPAASRPVADAAPRSPAGPAGPAELPSRRRRAPRRTPAPAKATEPSAGQVPRTPEQAGASWAALQQGTLNGRSVTGRKPAPDTGAHDQDDQGDDET from the coding sequence ATGGCATGGATCGTGGCAGTGATCGCCGTCGTCGTCGCGGTGGCGGCGGCCTCGCGCGCGTACCGGGCCGGCCTCTCCGAACAGCAGGCCCTGACCCGCGCCGAACTCGCCGAGCGCCAGTCGAAGGCCGCCGAGGCCCGCACCGCCGCCCTCCTGGACGAGATCAGACAGCTCGCGCGCAAACGGATACCCGCCACCGTCCTCGCCCTCTCCCACCCCAGCGCCTCCGTCCCCGGACTGCGCGAGGCGGCCGAGGTCGACGGCGGCGCCGCCCTGCTGCTCACCGAGGCCGTCCAGGCCGCCCGCACCGCCGTCCTGGAGGAGCGCGGACGCGTCGACGCGGCGGCCCGCGCGGCGATGCGCGGCACATCGGCCAAGATCCAGTCCCTGCTGAACCAGTCCCAGCAACTCCTGCACGAACTCCAGCACGAGTACGACGACCCCCGCATCCTCCAGCTCGACTTCCGCAACGAACTGGCGCTGCGCCGCACCCAGTCCACCGCCGTCCTCTGCGACGCCTGGCCCGGCCTCGCCCGGCAGAACTCGCCGCTGGTCGAGATCGTCCTCGGAGCCCAGTCGAGGGTCGCCGGCTACGAACGGATCAAGGTCGCCAACCACCTGCGCGACGAACGGCTCGCGCTCGTCGCCCGCGCCGCCGAACCCCTCGCCATCGCCCTCGCCGAACTGCTGGCCAACGCCACCGCGTACTCCCACCCCGACACCGATGTGCAGGTCACCATCCAGCAGAGCGGCGGCCGAGGCGCGTTCCTGGTCGTGGACGACGCCGGTATCGGCATGGACGAGGACGCGCTGGCGCGGGCCCGCGCCCTGCTCGCCGGCCGCTCCGAGGTGCTCCTGACCGAACTGGGCGACCCGCCGCAGACCGGCTTCGCCGTCGTCGGCCGGCTCGTCGTGCAGTACGGCTTCGACTGCCACATCGAGGGGTCCCCGTTCGGCGGGATGCGCACGATGCTGCGCGTCCCCGCCCACCTGCTCACCGTGCTGGACGAGGACCGCGACCTCTCCGCCCTCGCCCCGACGCCCGTCACGGCCGCCGCCCAGCCCGAACCGGCCGCCTCCCGGCCCGTCGCCGACGCGGCGCCGCGGAGCCCCGCCGGGCCCGCCGGGCCCGCCGAGCTGCCCAGCCGGCGCCGACGCGCGCCGCGCCGTACCCCCGCACCGGCCAAGGCCACCGAACCGTCCGCCGGACAGGTGCCCCGTACACCGGAACAGGCCGGGGCTTCCTGGGCGGCCCTCCAGCAGGGCACCCTCAACGGCAGGAGCGTCACCGGGCGGAAACCCGCACCGGACACCGGCGCCCATGACCAGGACGACCAAGGAGACGACGAGACGTGA
- a CDS encoding roadblock/LC7 domain-containing protein, translating into MSAPSPTSGDLAWVLTPLLELPGVQHAVVATGDGLVEGASPGLDRASGERVAAMTATLHAAARAFTTAFTDVEAPQLAQTVVESDLGFAVVVPAGRNTTLALFAEPGAKLGDIAYQMQVQVTALTRAMHAPARQSDTAARP; encoded by the coding sequence GTGAGCGCCCCCAGCCCCACCTCAGGTGACCTCGCATGGGTGCTGACCCCGCTGCTGGAGCTGCCCGGAGTCCAGCATGCCGTGGTCGCCACCGGTGACGGTCTTGTCGAAGGCGCCTCGCCCGGCCTCGACCGGGCCTCCGGCGAACGGGTCGCCGCGATGACCGCCACCCTGCACGCCGCGGCCCGCGCCTTCACGACCGCCTTCACCGACGTCGAGGCCCCGCAACTGGCCCAGACGGTGGTCGAGTCGGACCTGGGCTTCGCCGTCGTCGTACCGGCGGGGCGCAACACGACACTCGCCCTGTTCGCCGAACCCGGCGCCAAACTCGGCGACATCGCCTACCAGATGCAGGTGCAGGTCACCGCGCTCACCCGGGCGATGCACGCACCCGCCCGCCAATCGGACACCGCCGCCCGGCCATGA
- a CDS encoding DUF742 domain-containing protein, with amino-acid sequence MTPGPARRLIPAYLVTGGRSRPAGPALDRLAVLVRTDAAVPDDAGSQARRLCALLEPGALTVVECAAHLDLPVSATLFLATDLAATGLLLTRPPIPSAGEIDRSLVERLLVGLRSLP; translated from the coding sequence ATGACCCCCGGCCCAGCACGCCGTCTGATCCCCGCCTATCTGGTCACCGGCGGCCGGTCCCGGCCCGCCGGCCCCGCGCTCGACCGGCTCGCCGTCCTCGTGCGCACCGACGCCGCCGTGCCCGACGACGCCGGTTCGCAGGCGCGCAGACTCTGCGCCCTGCTGGAACCGGGCGCGCTCACCGTCGTCGAGTGCGCGGCCCATCTGGACCTGCCGGTCAGCGCCACCCTCTTCCTGGCCACGGATCTCGCGGCCACCGGACTTCTGCTCACCCGACCGCCGATACCCAGTGCCGGGGAGATCGACCGGTCGCTCGTCGAGAGGCTGCTCGTTGGACTCCGCTCCCTGCCCTGA
- a CDS encoding GTP-binding protein, with protein sequence MDSAPCPDRTGVGYLPAAARTLMKIVVTGPFGVGKTTLIRTLSEIATLHTEEAMTQSSTRFDSTAGLPDKSTTTVAIDFGRLTVQDDLVLYMFGTPGQERFLPLWEDIARGALGALVLVDTRRLADSFTVMDMVEEQGLPYAVAVNRFPDAPAHSDEVLRKHLDLDATTPLIQCDARERRGSVDALIALAEHVLTRMPQPEDAS encoded by the coding sequence TTGGACTCCGCTCCCTGCCCTGACCGGACCGGCGTCGGCTATCTGCCGGCCGCCGCCCGGACCCTGATGAAGATCGTCGTCACGGGTCCCTTCGGCGTGGGCAAGACGACCCTGATCCGTACGCTCTCGGAGATCGCCACCCTGCACACCGAAGAGGCGATGACCCAGTCCAGCACGCGGTTCGACTCGACCGCCGGACTCCCCGACAAGAGCACCACCACGGTCGCCATCGACTTCGGACGCCTGACCGTCCAGGACGACCTGGTGCTCTACATGTTCGGCACACCGGGCCAGGAACGGTTCCTGCCGCTGTGGGAGGACATCGCCCGGGGCGCGCTCGGCGCGCTCGTCCTGGTCGACACCCGGCGGCTCGCCGACTCCTTCACCGTCATGGACATGGTCGAGGAGCAGGGCCTGCCGTACGCCGTCGCGGTGAACCGGTTCCCCGACGCTCCCGCGCACAGCGACGAGGTCCTGCGCAAACACCTCGACCTGGACGCCACGACCCCGCTCATCCAGTGCGACGCGCGCGAACGCCGCGGCAGCGTCGATGCCCTGATCGCGCTGGCCGAACACGTGCTGACCCGCATGCCGCAGCCCGAGGACGCCTCATGA